In Candidatus Eremiobacterota bacterium, the genomic stretch TGCGGACGCCGATCGTGCCTTCGGTCTCGTCGTTCTTCGTGCCGTTGTCGGTCTCGAACTCGATCCAGGCGCCGCGGTTCGGGATGATCGTCGCGTTGAACGTCGGACGGTTGTTGGTGTCGACGTCCTGCAAGAAATAGACGCCCGGCGAACGGACGAGCTGGCTCACGATCACGCGCTCGGCGCCGTTGATCATGAAGGTGCCCTTGTCCGTCATGAGCGGGAAGTCGCCCATGAAGATCTCTTGGTCGGGGATGCCTTTGATCTCGCCCGACTCGGCGGTGATCAGGCGGACGCGCACGCGCAGCGGCGCGCTGTACGTCATGTCGCGCTCGCGGCAGTCTTCGACCGAGTACTTCGGCTCGCCGAGGCTGTGCTCGCCGAACTCCAGCACCAGATTTCCGGTGAAGTCCTTGATCGGCGAGATCGACTCGAACGCTTCCTTCAAGCCGTCGCTGATGAACCACTTGAACGACGCCTTCTGCAGCTCGATCAGGTCGGGAAGCTGCAGCACGTCGGTGATCTTCGCGAACGAGTGACGGTCGCGCTTGGCACCGGGATCCTCGGGCAGCTCGACGGTAAACGCTTCCTCGGGAACGTGGAAGCTCGCGCTCGCGATGTTCTCTTGCTTGACCGCGGTCCCCGATCCGTTCGGCGCGGCGGGCGCCGCATCGGTTTTCTTGCTGCGGCTGCGCGTCGATTTGGGTTTGTCCGCGGTCGTCTTCGTCGCCATTCTGTTCTTGAGGGTCTTCCTGCGTGGGGCTCACGCGCGCTCGGAGGGGCCGCAAACGCGAAAAGGCAAGGACCGACCCACCGGAGTGAGGTGTCCTCGCTCGCTTCGTTATGCCGCTATCCGCCGAGGGGCATAGGGCCGTATCCTACACCGCGCGGTCGACGGCCGTCAAGGGACAAGGTCGGCGACCGCCGGACCGGGACGGCGCTAGGCTGCGTCGTCGCTGCGGGTCGAGAAGCTCGGAAAGACGGTGGCGGTGCGGACGCTGTCGACGGCCGCTTCCAGCGCGGTGTACCGGTCCCGCTCGCAGTCGCAGCTCCTGACGCGGTCGCCGGAGCAGCCGGCGTAGTCATGGCGGGCGAGTGAGTGACCGCACGGGCAAAGCACCAGATTGTCCAATCGCTCGATCTCCTGCGGGGAAGGGCTCGAACCGGACGGATCGGCGAACCCACGCTCGCATGGTACCCGCGCGGGCGGGCTGCGCAAACTACGACTTCGCAGCCAGCCGCTTGACCGGTGCGACGCGCGCCAGCATCGCGGCGAGGCGCGCCCGCTTGGAGGCGTGCGGGTCGAGGCGGCTGACCGCCGCAGGCGCCGGCTCGAAGCGGAACGCGCCGAACCGCGCCGACGCGCCGGTCCGGCCGCCGACGGTGAGCGCGATCCGCACCCCGGCGTCCCACGGCGGAAGCCACGAGCCGTCGAGCCGGCCGCCGAGCGTCGTCCAGCTCTTCCCGTCGCCGCTGAACGCGAAGCGGTACGCCGAGCCGTCGAGCGCGGTCACCCGCAGGTGGACCCGGTTGCGGTTCGGTGCGCGGGCGAGCGCCAGCTCGACCAAATGGCCGCCGCGGCGGCGCCAGACGCTGACCATCCCGTCGCGCACCCCGATCCCCAGCGCGTCGCGGTGCGAGCCGTACGCGCACAGCGAGGCGAGCGTCTCCGCCGCCTGCCCCCGGGTTTCGACCTCGGCGGTCGCGGCGTAGTCGCCGGCCGTGATCGTGCGTGCGACGACCCCGGCGAGCGGGTCGCTGCCGCGGCGCTCGTGTTGCGCGGTCAGCACGAGCGCGCCGTGGTCGGTCGCCAGCCGCGGCGCGGCCGACTGCGGCCACTGCCAGCCGCGGTCGAGCGGCCCGGCGCTGAAATCGGCCTGCCAGCGACCCCGCTGCGCGGCGCGCTGGTCGCGGGCGAACGGCGCGTCGGCGATCCGGCTCGGCCCGCGCCCGCCGTTGATCGCCGGCCAGCCGTCGAGGCTCCACTCGATCGCGTCGAGGCAGAGCTGGCGGCCGACGTAGATCGCGTCGGGCCGCGCCTCGTAGGCGTGATAGAGGTAGTACCAGTCTCCCTTGCCGTCGTCGACGGGCGCGCCGTGGCCGGGACAGCGGAACGCCTCGTTGCCGGCCAGGATCGGGTTCGCCGGGCACTTCTCCCAGGGGCCGGTCAGCCGCCGCGCGCGGGCGACCCCGACCGCGTAGGCGCAGTCCTCACCGCAGCACGTGTTGCCGGAGTAGAACATGTAGAACCAGCCCTCGCGCCGGATGACGTGCGGCGCTTCGACCAGCCGCCCTTCCCAGGGCGCGTCGTTGCGCAACAGCTCGACCGGCTCGCCGGCGAGCACCAAGCCGTCCTCGGAGAGGCGCTGGGCCCAGATCGGCGTCGGCTTGTTGTGCGCGTTCCCGTCCTCTTTCCAGAGCAGCCAGCGGGAGCCGTCGGCGTCGTCGGCGGCCATCGCGTCGATCGAGCCGTTGCGCTGGCCGATCAGCGGGCCGTGGTCGGTGTACGGGCCTTGCGGGCGGTCTGCCGTCGCGACGGCGACGCACAGCGGCCCGTCCTTGCGCCGCGCGGTGTAGTAGACGTAGAACCGCCCGTTCTTCTCGGCGAAGTCGGGCGCCCAGAAGTTCCCGGCGCACCAGTCGGGCCGGCGCGCGAAGACGTGGCCGGCCAGCTCCCAGTCGACCAGATCGGCCGAGGTGAAGATCGGGAAGAACGGCGCCCAGTCGGTCGAGGTCGTGACCGCGTAGAACGTTGCAGGCTGTTCTGAGCTCGTCGAAGGACGGATGACGGAGGGGTCGGGGAAATCGCCGGCGCGGACCGGATTGCGATACTTCCCGTGAAATGCCGGCTGGCGCGGCGTCGAAAACGAGAGTGCCACGGTGAGCTCATTAGACGGATCGGCATTCCGCCGCACCGTCTTGAGCAGAGAACGTAATTCGCTATGCGATCGGTGCCGCGCCGTCGCTCGCGCGCACTTCCGTAACGAGCGGTTCACGTCCGAAGCGCGCCGCGTACGCCGACTCGAGCGCCGTGCTCAGCGAGGCCACGGCGTCACGCCGAACGAGCACGACGATCGAGCCGCCGAATCCCCCGCCGGTCATGCGCGCACCGTACACGCCCGGCACGCCGCGCGCCGCCTCGACCAACAGGTCGAGCTCGGGCGAGCTGACCTCGTAGTCGTCGCGCAGCGAGTCGTGCGAGGCGTCCATCAACGCGCCGGCGCGCGCGAGGTCGTTCTCGCGCAGCGCGGCGACCGCCGCCAGCACGCGCGCGTTCTCGCCGACGACGTGCCGCGCGCGGCGGTGCAGGAGCGCGGGGAGCGCGTCGGCGCGCCGCGCGAAGTCCTCGAGCGAGACGTCGCGCAGCGTTCGCGCGCCGAGCAGCCGCGCCGCCTCTTCGCTCTGCGCGCGCCGCTCGTTGTACGCGGAGCCCGCGAGCTGATGCTTCACGCGCGAGTCCGCGACCACGATTGCCGCGCCGGCCGGGAGCGGAACCGGCGTGACGTCCTGCGTGCGGCAGTCGACCAGCAGCGCGTGGTCGCGCACGCCGCAGGCGGAGGCGAGTTGGTCCATGATCCCGCTGCGCAATCCGACGAAGCCGTTCTCCGCCTCCTGCGCCGCACGGGCGAGCTCGTGCGGCGGCAGCGTCGCGCCGGCGGCGGCGAGCAGCGCGAGCCCGACGGCGAGTTCGAACGCCGCCGACGAGGAGAGCCCCGCGCCGAGCGGCACGCTCGTGCGCACGGCCAGCTCGGCGCCGCGCAGCGCGACCCGCCGCGAGAGCGCGAGCGCGACGCCCTGCGCGTAGTCGCTCCACGCGCCGCGCGGCCGCGGATCGCGCGCGTCGAGATCGAACTCCGCGCGCTCGCCGCGGTCGAGCGAGCGCACGCGCACCGTGCGGTCCTCGCGCGGCACTACGGCGGCGAGGGTCGCACGGTCGATCGCCAGCGGCAGGACGAACCCTTCGCTGTAGTCGACGTGCTCGCCGATCAAGTTGACGCGGCCCGGCGCGCGGAAGAACCGCGGCGCGCGCGCGCTCGTTGCGGCGAACGCCTCGCGCAGCGCGCTCAGCTCGCTCATCGGCCGGCGAGTGCGCCGCGCGCTTCGATCTTCTCGCGCAGCTCGGCGGCCTTCACCTCGGGGAGCGTGTCGTTGATGAACATTCCGGCGCCGGCCTCCGAGCCGGCCAGGTATTTCAGCCGCTTCGCGCTGCGCATCGGCGGATAGAACTCGACGTGCAGGTGGTACGGATCGTCCGTCTTCGGCGCTTGGTGCAGCGCCATGATGTACGGGAACGAGACGCCGAAGAGCGCGTCGAACCCGCGCAGCACGCGCTTGAGGATGCGCGCCAGGCCGCGCACCTCGCGCTCGTCGAGGTCGGGAAGCGCGCGCACGCAGCGCATCGGCGCGAGGTGCGTCTCGTACGGATAGCGCGCGAAGAACGGCAGGTACGCGACCCAGCCGTTTTCCTCGGCCAGCATGCGCCGGCCGTCGGCGCGCTCGGCGTCGCGCACGTCGCAGAACAAGCAGCGGCCGGTGCTCGCGCGGTGCGCGCGCGCCTGCGCGATCTCGCGCGCGATCACCGGCGGGACGAACGGGTAGGCGTAGATCTGGCCGTGCGGATGGCTCAGCGTCACGCCGATCGCCGCGCCCTTGTTCTCGAACGGGTAGACGTGCACGACCTCCTCGCGCGCGCTCAAGTCGCGCGTGCGGTCGCGCAGCACGCGCACGAGGTGCTCGATGCGCCGCACCGGCAGCTCGGCGAGCGTCGCGTGGTGGTCGGGCGTGTAGAGCACCACCTCGCACGCGCCGTGCGAGGGCGCGACGGGCTCGAGCGCACTCGACGCAACCTCCGGTTGCGGCGGATTGCGCTGCAGCGAGGGAAACTTGTTCTCGAAAACCACGATGTCGTAGCTCGCG encodes the following:
- the galT gene encoding galactose-1-phosphate uridylyltransferase; this encodes MELRWHPLLGEWVATATHRQDRTFFPPEDYCPLCPTKPGKFPTEVPAASYDIVVFENKFPSLQRNPPQPEVASSALEPVAPSHGACEVVLYTPDHHATLAELPVRRIEHLVRVLRDRTRDLSAREEVVHVYPFENKGAAIGVTLSHPHGQIYAYPFVPPVIAREIAQARAHRASTGRCLFCDVRDAERADGRRMLAEENGWVAYLPFFARYPYETHLAPMRCVRALPDLDEREVRGLARILKRVLRGFDALFGVSFPYIMALHQAPKTDDPYHLHVEFYPPMRSAKRLKYLAGSEAGAGMFINDTLPEVKAAELREKIEARGALAGR
- the galK gene encoding galactokinase; translated protein: MSELSALREAFAATSARAPRFFRAPGRVNLIGEHVDYSEGFVLPLAIDRATLAAVVPREDRTVRVRSLDRGERAEFDLDARDPRPRGAWSDYAQGVALALSRRVALRGAELAVRTSVPLGAGLSSSAAFELAVGLALLAAAGATLPPHELARAAQEAENGFVGLRSGIMDQLASACGVRDHALLVDCRTQDVTPVPLPAGAAIVVADSRVKHQLAGSAYNERRAQSEEAARLLGARTLRDVSLEDFARRADALPALLHRRARHVVGENARVLAAVAALRENDLARAGALMDASHDSLRDDYEVSSPELDLLVEAARGVPGVYGARMTGGGFGGSIVVLVRRDAVASLSTALESAYAARFGREPLVTEVRASDGAAPIA
- a CDS encoding family 43 glycosylhydrolase, with the translated sequence MALSFSTPRQPAFHGKYRNPVRAGDFPDPSVIRPSTSSEQPATFYAVTTSTDWAPFFPIFTSADLVDWELAGHVFARRPDWCAGNFWAPDFAEKNGRFYVYYTARRKDGPLCVAVATADRPQGPYTDHGPLIGQRNGSIDAMAADDADGSRWLLWKEDGNAHNKPTPIWAQRLSEDGLVLAGEPVELLRNDAPWEGRLVEAPHVIRREGWFYMFYSGNTCCGEDCAYAVGVARARRLTGPWEKCPANPILAGNEAFRCPGHGAPVDDGKGDWYYLYHAYEARPDAIYVGRQLCLDAIEWSLDGWPAINGGRGPSRIADAPFARDQRAAQRGRWQADFSAGPLDRGWQWPQSAAPRLATDHGALVLTAQHERRGSDPLAGVVARTITAGDYAATAEVETRGQAAETLASLCAYGSHRDALGIGVRDGMVSVWRRRGGHLVELALARAPNRNRVHLRVTALDGSAYRFAFSGDGKSWTTLGGRLDGSWLPPWDAGVRIALTVGGRTGASARFGAFRFEPAPAAVSRLDPHASKRARLAAMLARVAPVKRLAAKS